The following are encoded in a window of Lactobacillus intestinalis genomic DNA:
- a CDS encoding RNA-guided endonuclease TnpB family protein: MDQAVTIKAKLLNIDDQTTHAFIKTMTAYRDACNFVSQYVFDHDFEFRFSQLNQALYHDLRDLFGLKSQMAQSVIRNVVARYKTIKTQLKQTPFRYNTGEKDAQGHAIWSRIPRDLTWLWRPVKFKRLQLDLQRNRDWSYLNTSSQLSLNTLMGRKKVDFVCKNFDQYLDASRWKFGSIKLLQFKNNWYIHLSATMSLPEYELKQTQHIVGIDRGLRFLAACYDEQGQTLLCSGQKVLRTRRKYKKLRAQLQAKDTKSAKRRLKKIGQRENRFISDVNHRLTKTLVDHYGPNTIFALEDLTNVRFATEKAAKKRRYEMVSWTFYQFEQFLAYKANLNSSTVVKVSPRFTSQRCPKCGRIRKENRNHELHLYICDECGYKSNDDRLAAMNIQFLGEQYHKGVKIPKFTKLRSAEQTWQVNGYRQLSDDAASEAEVARRYNRYLVKIDESCKP; the protein is encoded by the coding sequence TTGGATCAGGCAGTAACGATTAAAGCCAAGCTCCTTAATATTGATGATCAAACTACCCACGCTTTTATAAAAACCATGACTGCATACAGAGATGCCTGCAACTTCGTCTCACAGTATGTTTTTGACCATGATTTTGAGTTTCGATTTTCTCAGCTAAATCAAGCCCTTTATCATGATTTGAGAGACCTGTTTGGGCTCAAAAGTCAAATGGCTCAATCGGTTATCAGAAATGTTGTTGCCCGCTATAAAACAATCAAAACCCAATTGAAGCAAACACCGTTTCGCTATAATACTGGGGAAAAAGATGCGCAGGGCCATGCTATCTGGTCGCGGATTCCGCGTGATCTCACTTGGCTTTGGCGTCCAGTTAAGTTTAAGCGTCTTCAGCTTGATCTTCAGCGCAATCGCGACTGGTCTTATTTAAATACAAGCAGCCAGCTTTCTTTGAATACCTTAATGGGGAGAAAGAAAGTTGATTTTGTCTGCAAAAATTTCGACCAGTATCTTGATGCTAGCCGTTGGAAGTTTGGCTCAATTAAGCTGCTTCAGTTCAAAAATAATTGGTATATCCACCTTAGTGCGACGATGTCCCTTCCTGAATATGAATTAAAGCAGACCCAGCATATCGTTGGGATTGATCGCGGTCTGCGCTTTTTGGCTGCCTGCTATGACGAACAGGGCCAGACTCTGCTTTGCAGCGGACAAAAAGTATTGCGCACCAGGCGCAAATATAAGAAACTCCGTGCTCAGCTTCAAGCCAAAGACACTAAGTCTGCCAAGCGAAGACTTAAAAAGATCGGTCAGCGAGAGAACCGTTTTATAAGCGATGTTAATCATCGCCTTACCAAGACACTCGTTGATCATTACGGTCCCAATACTATCTTTGCTTTAGAAGACTTAACCAATGTCCGCTTTGCGACTGAGAAAGCTGCCAAAAAGCGTCGCTATGAAATGGTTTCTTGGACTTTTTACCAGTTTGAGCAGTTTTTAGCTTACAAAGCTAATTTGAATTCTTCAACTGTTGTTAAAGTTTCTCCCAGATTTACCAGCCAGCGCTGTCCTAAGTGCGGAAGAATCCGTAAGGAGAACCGCAACCATGAGTTGCACCTCTACATTTGTGATGAGTGCGGCTACAAATCTAATGACGATCGCTTAGCGGCCATGAATATCCAGTTCTTGGGCGAACAGTACCATAAAGGTGTTAAAATACCTAAATTTACTAAATTAAGATCTGCCGAGCAAACTTGGCAGGTAAACGGGTATCGTCAACTGTCCGACGATGCAGCCTCGGAGGCGGAAGTCGCAAGACGCTATAACCGCTATCTAGTAAAAATAGATGAGAGCTGCAAACCCTAG
- the grpE gene encoding nucleotide exchange factor GrpE, protein MSKEEFPSEKNLDEKDTAPKKKVEETPKANKETDNKEDQKLAKQIAELEAKNKELEDKYLRSEAEIQNMQNRYSKERAQLIKYESQSLAKDVLPAMDNLERALGVKVDDEASKQLKKGVQMTLDSLIKAMKDHGIVEIEADGVEFDPTLHQAVQTVAAENDDQKDHVVQVLQKGYQYKDRTLRPTMVVVAQ, encoded by the coding sequence GTGAGTAAAGAAGAATTTCCAAGCGAAAAGAATTTAGATGAAAAAGATACTGCTCCTAAAAAGAAAGTGGAGGAAACTCCAAAGGCTAACAAGGAGACAGATAATAAAGAAGATCAAAAATTAGCTAAGCAAATTGCTGAATTAGAAGCTAAAAACAAGGAACTTGAAGATAAGTATCTACGCAGTGAAGCTGAAATCCAAAACATGCAAAACCGTTACTCAAAGGAACGAGCTCAACTTATTAAATATGAATCTCAAAGTTTGGCTAAAGATGTTTTGCCTGCAATGGATAACCTAGAACGTGCTTTAGGCGTTAAGGTTGACGATGAAGCATCTAAGCAATTGAAAAAGGGTGTCCAAATGACCCTTGATTCACTTATCAAGGCCATGAAAGATCATGGTATTGTTGAAATTGAGGCTGATGGCGTAGAGTTTGATCCGACATTACATCAAGCTGTTCAAACTGTAGCAGCTGAAAATGATGATCAAAAAGATCACGTTGTTCAGGTTTTACAAAAAGGATATCAATACAAGGACCGTACATTGAGACCAACTATGGTTGTTGTTGCTCAATAG
- the hrcA gene encoding heat-inducible transcriptional repressor HrcA, with the protein MLTERQELILKTIIQDFTQDHEPVGSKTVMKQLPIKVSSATIRNEMATLEEKRLIEKTHSSSGRIPSSEGYRYYLDNLVEPLRLPENVYDKIVYQLDRPFHQVNEIVQEAAKILSDLTNYTAFAEGPENHGVTVTGFRIVPLSNRQIMAILVTSDGNVQNQVYALPHHIHGDEIEKAVRMINDELVGKSLKEITPTLLKGLANQQIAGTHSAELLSLVEDVIKDAASEQMYVDGQINLLNNSSEKNVNDIRSLYELVDHNDLISNLMGDCEKVASPDLPVQVTLGSELPNDLLKNYSLVTARYNVGEHGEGTIALLGPTNMPYSQMIGLLEYFRNELAKKLLDYYGRFQ; encoded by the coding sequence ATGTTGACCGAACGTCAAGAATTAATTTTAAAAACAATTATTCAAGATTTCACACAAGATCATGAACCTGTTGGTTCAAAGACAGTGATGAAACAATTACCAATTAAGGTATCAAGTGCAACAATTCGGAATGAAATGGCAACGCTAGAAGAGAAAAGGTTGATCGAAAAAACTCACTCTTCAAGTGGTCGGATTCCATCAAGTGAAGGGTATCGTTATTATCTTGACAATTTAGTCGAGCCATTACGTTTACCTGAAAACGTTTATGATAAAATTGTTTATCAATTAGATCGACCATTTCATCAAGTGAATGAAATTGTGCAAGAAGCTGCTAAGATTTTATCGGATTTGACGAATTATACTGCTTTTGCAGAAGGTCCCGAAAATCACGGTGTGACTGTTACAGGATTTAGAATTGTACCATTGTCGAACAGACAAATTATGGCAATTTTGGTAACCAGTGATGGTAATGTTCAAAATCAAGTTTATGCTTTACCACATCACATTCATGGGGATGAAATTGAAAAAGCCGTTCGGATGATTAATGATGAGCTAGTGGGGAAGAGTTTGAAAGAAATTACCCCAACTTTATTAAAAGGTCTAGCTAATCAGCAAATTGCCGGTACTCATTCAGCTGAACTCCTTAGTTTAGTTGAAGATGTTATTAAAGATGCGGCCAGTGAGCAGATGTATGTGGATGGTCAGATCAATTTGTTGAATAATAGCTCTGAGAAGAATGTGAATGACATTCGCTCGCTTTATGAATTAGTTGATCATAATGATCTGATTTCAAACTTGATGGGTGATTGTGAAAAGGTTGCTTCGCCGGATCTTCCAGTTCAAGTAACGTTAGGATCAGAACTTCCTAATGATTTATTGAAAAATTATAGTTTGGTAACTGCCAGATATAATGTGGGAGAACATGGTGAAGGTACAATTGCACTACTTGGTCCAACGAATATGCCATATTCGCAAATGATTGGGTTACTTGAATATTTTAGAAACGAGCTAGCCAAGAAATTGCTCGATTACTACGGAAGGTTTCAATAG
- the dnaK gene encoding molecular chaperone DnaK — protein sequence MSKVIGIDLGTTNSAVAVLEGKEPKIITNPEGNRTTPSVVAFKDGEIQVGEVAKRQAITNPNTIVSIKRHMGEADYKVKVGDKSYTPQEISAMILQYIKKFSEDYLGEEVTDAVITVPAYFNDAQRQATKDAGKIAGLNVQRIINEPTASALAYGLDKDEDDEKVLVYDLGGGTFDVSVLQLGDGVFQVLSTNGDTHLGGDDFDNRIMDWLIKNFKDENGVDLSKDKMALQRLKDAAEKAKKDLSGVSSTHISLPFISAGESGPLHLEADLTRAKFDELTNDLVEKTKIPFDNALKDAGLTVNDIDKVILNGGSTRIPAVQKAVKEWAGKEPDHSINPDEAVALGAAIQGGVISGDVKDIVLLDVTPLSLGIETMGGVFTKLIDRNTTIPTSKSQIFSTAADNQPAVDVHVLQGERPMAADDKTLGRFELTDIPPAPRGVPQIQVTFDIDKNGIVNVSAKDMGTGKEQKITIKSSSGLSDEEIKRMQKDAEEHAEEDKKRKEEVDLRNEVDQLIFTTEKTLKETKGKVSDEDTKKVQDALDDLKKAQKDNNLDEMKEKKDALSKAAQDLAVKLYQQNGGAQGAAGQAGPQGPQGGNPNDNNGGTQDGTFHKVDPDK from the coding sequence ATGTCAAAAGTTATCGGTATTGACCTTGGAACTACTAACTCTGCAGTAGCAGTTCTTGAAGGTAAAGAACCTAAAATTATTACTAACCCAGAGGGTAATCGTACTACTCCATCTGTAGTTGCATTTAAAGATGGTGAAATTCAAGTCGGTGAGGTTGCTAAGCGTCAAGCTATTACTAACCCTAATACGATTGTTTCAATCAAGCGTCACATGGGTGAAGCTGACTATAAGGTTAAAGTAGGAGACAAAAGTTACACACCACAAGAAATTTCCGCAATGATTTTGCAATACATCAAGAAATTTTCTGAAGATTACTTAGGTGAAGAAGTTACAGATGCAGTTATTACTGTACCTGCTTACTTTAATGATGCTCAACGTCAAGCTACTAAAGATGCTGGTAAGATTGCTGGCTTAAATGTTCAAAGAATTATTAACGAACCAACTGCTTCAGCTTTAGCATATGGTCTTGATAAAGATGAAGACGATGAAAAAGTTTTAGTATATGACCTTGGTGGTGGTACTTTTGATGTTTCTGTTCTTCAATTAGGGGACGGTGTCTTCCAAGTACTTTCAACTAATGGTGATACTCACCTTGGTGGGGATGACTTTGATAACCGTATCATGGATTGGCTTATCAAGAACTTTAAGGATGAAAATGGTGTTGACTTGTCTAAGGATAAGATGGCACTTCAACGTTTAAAGGATGCCGCTGAAAAGGCTAAGAAGGATTTGTCAGGTGTATCAAGCACTCACATTTCACTTCCATTCATTTCTGCTGGCGAATCTGGTCCACTTCACCTTGAAGCTGACTTAACTCGTGCTAAGTTTGATGAATTGACTAATGATTTAGTTGAAAAGACTAAGATTCCATTTGACAATGCATTAAAGGATGCCGGTCTTACTGTTAACGACATTGATAAAGTTATTTTAAATGGTGGTTCAACTCGTATTCCTGCAGTTCAAAAGGCTGTTAAGGAATGGGCTGGAAAAGAACCTGACCACTCAATTAACCCAGATGAAGCTGTAGCCCTTGGTGCCGCAATTCAAGGTGGGGTTATCTCAGGGGACGTTAAGGATATTGTTTTGTTGGATGTTACTCCACTATCACTTGGTATTGAAACCATGGGTGGTGTCTTCACTAAGTTAATTGATAGAAACACTACTATTCCAACCTCAAAGAGTCAAATCTTCTCAACTGCAGCTGATAACCAACCAGCCGTAGATGTTCACGTTTTACAAGGTGAACGTCCAATGGCAGCTGATGATAAGACACTTGGACGCTTTGAATTAACTGATATTCCACCTGCACCACGTGGTGTTCCTCAAATTCAAGTTACCTTTGATATCGATAAAAACGGTATTGTAAATGTATCTGCTAAGGATATGGGAACTGGTAAGGAACAAAAGATTACCATTAAGAGTTCATCTGGTTTGTCAGATGAAGAAATCAAGCGCATGCAAAAAGACGCTGAAGAACACGCTGAAGAAGATAAGAAGCGTAAAGAAGAAGTTGACTTACGTAATGAAGTTGACCAATTAATCTTTACTACTGAAAAGACCTTGAAAGAAACTAAGGGTAAGGTATCTGATGAAGATACTAAGAAGGTTCAAGATGCACTTGATGACTTGAAGAAAGCTCAAAAAGACAACAACTTGGACGAAATGAAAGAAAAGAAGGATGCTTTATCTAAGGCTGCTCAAGACTTAGCTGTTAAGCTTTACCAACAAAATGGTGGTGCTCAAGGTGCTGCTGGTCAAGCTGGCCCTCAAGGTCCACAAGGTGGCAACCCAAATGATAACAATGGTGGCACTCAAGATGGTACTTTCCATAAAGTAGACCCAGACAAGTAA